One stretch of Rhizoctonia solani chromosome 8, complete sequence DNA includes these proteins:
- a CDS encoding Retrotransposable element Tf2 protein — MATCSWSSACPQSPLNQGELGPTLPATAVESTSLEPEVYREVSLSQAISLILGLQNQVPRLEQELEETKEATKEAQDWMGAVNQALTCIEARGGAPHTPEDRKPPAVEATPRPLPKTNPLPAPSTPLVAWANPTKAPPAFAQPTPVWAPPRGYTPPLPLPIQLRSPQVPQPVAPVAAYQAPVKVDHPDAYTGKIGNKARQWLTQMLAWVRLNQRMFPTDQEVLLFLLMNMKDIAGAWAHPHLNQLGSHRALIQTVDKFRTEFLAAFGNPNAMQAAKRQITQLTQTGTCAEYFTKFRTIAMDLDWNNAALCGQFARGLHWEVSRLIATQERRPTTLLELQNAALVIDNALQEECASHPRGNKPGTSTTTPNRGASTSQQATRPGRLSSNPNFVPKEEQNRRRAEGLCIKCGKLGHKFAECRTGWKATPKEEGVKKEAAKIGEESGPKLGKD; from the coding sequence atggcaacctgttcctGGAGTTCCGCTTgtccccaatcccctctcaatcaaggagagttgggacccactcttccggcaaccgctgttgagtcaacaagccttgaaccagaggtctacagggaagtctccctcagccaagcaatctcccttatcctgggattgcaaaaccaagtcccCCGGCTTGAGCAAGAACTTGAAGAAACCAAAgaagcaacaaaggaagcccaagactggatgggagcagtcaatcaagccctcacttgcattgaggctaggggtggagccccacacacaccagaagaccggaaacctccgGCAGTTGAGGCCACACCCAGGCCCTTACCAAAAACcaaccctcttccagcgcctagcactccccttgttgcctgggccaaccccactAAAGCCCCCCCTGCCTTTGCTCAGCCAACCCCAGTCTGGGCCCCCCCAAGAggctatactccccctctGCCTTTGCCTATCCAACTCCgctccccccaagtcccacaaccagtggcccctgtagccgctTATCAAGCCCCGGTCAAggtggaccaccctgacgcctatacggggaagatagggaacaaagcccgccaatggctcacgcagatgttggcatgggtacgtctaaatcaacggatgttccccacggatcaggaggtcctgttgttcctcctaatgaacatgaaggacatagcaggagcctgggctcacccccacctcaatcaacttgggtcccacagggcccttaTCCAAACAGTTGACAAGTTCAGGACAGAGTTCCTTGCTGCATTTGGGAACCCCAATGCCATGCAAGCCGCCAAGCGGCAAATTACACaacttactcagacagggACCTGCGCTGAGTACTtcacaaagtttaggaccattgccatggacctagactggaacaacgccgccctttgtgggcaatttgcacgaggcctccactgggaggtcagccgcctcattgcTACCCAAGAGCGGCGCCCCAcaaccctccttgagctgcagaacgcagctctggtcattgataacgccctccaAGAGGAGTGCGCCAGCCACCCAAGGGGTAATAAGCCtggcacctccaccactacccccaacaggggggcaagtaccagccaacaggccacaagaccagggcgcctctccagcaaccccaactttgttcccaaggaggaacaaaaccgccgcagggctgaaggcctatgcatcaagtgcggcaaattgggccacaaatttgcggaatgccgcactggctggaaagccacgcctaaggaAGAAGGCGTcaagaaggaagccgccaagattggcgaagagtctggacccaaattgggaaaagactaa